In a genomic window of Amphiprion ocellaris isolate individual 3 ecotype Okinawa chromosome 13, ASM2253959v1, whole genome shotgun sequence:
- the sfxn1 gene encoding sideroflexin-1, which yields MAAELSTSINIKEPRWDQSTFVGRAKHFFTVTDPRNVLLTNEQLAHAHKIITDYRQGVVSPGLTEDELWRAKYVFDSAFHPDTGEKMILIGRMSAQVPMNMTITGCMMTFYKTTPAVVLWQWINQSFNAIVNYTNRSGDAPITVNQLGTAYVSATTGAVATALGLNALTKHVSPLIGRFVPFAAVAAANCINIPLMRQRELQHGIPITDENDNRLGQSTKAAQQAISQVVVSRILMASPGMAIPPFLMNHLEKKAFLKKFPWMSAPIQVGLVGFCLVFATPLCCALFPQKSSMSVSRLEAELQEKIRANHPGVERVYFNKGL from the exons ATGGCAGCAGAGCTATCCACTTCCATAAACATCAAGGAGCCCCGGTGGGACCAGAGCACATTCGTAGGTCGGGCTAAacatttcttcactgtcacagaTCCCAGGAACGTCCTGCTCACCAACGAACAACTAGCACACGCCCACAAAATCATCACTGATTACAG GCAAGGTGTTGTCTCTCCGGGACTGACAGAGGATGAACTCTGGCGAGCCAAATATGTTTTTGACTCAGCTTTCCATCCCGATACGGGAGAGAAGATGATCCTGATCGGCCGCATGTCAGCGCAGGTTCCAATGAACATGACGATCACCGGCTGCATGATGACGTTTTACAA GACGACTCCAGCTGTGGTGCTCTGGCAGTGGATCAATCAGTCTTTCAACGCAATAGTAAATTATACCAACAGGAGTGGCGACGCTCCAATCACAGTCAA TCAGCTTGGCACAGCTTATGTGTCTGCCACCACAGGGGCAGTTGCCACCGCTCTAGGACTAAATGCACTAACAAAG CATGTTTCACCTCTGATTGGACGGTTTGTTCCAtttgctgctgtagctgctgctaACTGTATCAATATCCCGCTGATGAGACAAAG AGAGCTTCAACATGGTATTCCCATAACAGATGAAAATGACAACAGGTTAGGACAGTCAACGAAAGCTGCACAGCAGGCAATCTCTCAGGTTGTGGTCTCTAGGATCCTCATGGCTTCTCCAGGAATGG ctatCCCGCCATTTTTAATGAACCATTTGGAGAAGAAGGCCTTTTTGAAG AAGTTCCCATGGATGAGTGCACCTATTCAAGTCGGCCTGGTGGGATTCTG CCTGGTGTTTGCCACTCCACTGTGCTGCGCATTGTTCCCTCAGAAGAG CTCCATGTCAGTCAGCCGCCTGGAGgcagagctgcaggagaagaTCCGGGCCAACCACCCAGGAGTGGAGAGGGTCTACTTCAACAAAGGGCTATGA